From Acidobacteriota bacterium:
AGACAGCCCTGGTCTCGTAACCCCGGCAGTCGTCCCCGCTGCGCGTCTCCCGCGCGACCAGGGCCGAGTCGCCTTCGGACTGGCGAACCATCTCCAGGACCTGGAACGGATTGAGGAGAATCAACCACTGAGTCCACGCCCACACTGTGTCGGGGGCGCGCGGCCCGAAACGTCCGATCGGGCCGGAGATCGGCCAGCTCTCACGCAGGTCCGGCGCATCCGCCGACTCCGACCCGCGCGCCGGCCCGCGCAGCCTCCCCACCACCCACCGCGACGTGATGTAGATCGCCAGGACCGCCAACAGCGGCGGACGGACATCAAGGACCAACTGCGCGAGACCCGCGATGAGCGCGGTCGCGCCGAGCGCGATGAGCACGTTGACAAGTCGCATGGACCGGTGGTCCCCAAATCACACAGCGGGTGATACAATGTAGATTGCCTACTATACATGTAACACAATGGCGCTCAACATCAGGAACGCGGAAACCGAACGGTTGGTGGCGGAGCTGGCGCTGCTGAGCGGGCGGACCAAGACCGAGGCGGTGGCCGAGGCTATTCGAGACCGTCTGGAGCGGCTCAGGCGTGAACGCAGCGGACGCTCGCTGGCCGACGAGCTCGACGAGATCGGGCGGCGCTGCGCGAAGCTCCCCGTACGTGACGGACGCCCCGCGAACGAGATCATTGGGTACGACGAGTACGGCGTTCCCCGCTGATGGTCATCGATACGTCGGCGTTTCTCGCGATTCTGCAGGACGAGCCCGACCGCCGCTCCTTTACCGAGGCGATCGGGGCGGCGGCCGTGCGGCGGACTTCGGCCGCCACTTTCGTGGAAGCGTCGATGGTCCTGCAGTCGCGTTACGGAGCGGAAGGCGTCCAACGCCTGGACATGCTGCTGGAGACCGCGCGCATCGAGGTGATGACGGTCGATCCGGCTCAGGCCCGGATGGCGCGGCGGGCGTTCGTCGACTTCGGGAAGGGACGACACCCGGCCGGACTCAACTACGGCGACTGCTTCACCTACGCGCTCGCCCGCCAGCTCGGCGAGCCGCTCCTCTGCAAGAGCGACGACTTCGCGCAAACGGATCTCGACCTGGTCCTGCCACCGGCGCCGACTCCGTAGGGGCGGGCAGCCACCCGATCGATCGCTCAGTCGGGCGAGCGCACCGCGAACTTCTGCACGCGCCCGCTGAGCTGCGCGGCGAACACCCCGCCGTCGTGCGAGACGGTCATCCCGTGGCCACCCCCGCCGCCCGTCAGCTCGGCCAGGATCTCGCCGTCCAGCGTGCGCAGCGCGCCGCCGGCCCAGATGCGCTGCTCCCTTGTCACGAAGAGCGCCTGCACGCCGGTGAGATCCGTCCACTGGTCGAGGAACTTGCCCTCGGCATCGAAGACCTGAACCCGGCGGTTGTCGCGGTCGACGGTGTAGACGCGGCCGTCGCCGGCCACGGCGACCCCGTGCGGCAGGCCGAACTGGCCCGGCCCGGCGCCCCGCGAGCCCCAGTCGCCGAGATAGCGCCCCTCCTTCGAGAACCGCACGATGCGGGCGTTGCCGTACCCGTCGCTCACGTAGATGTCGCCGTTGGGGGCGAAGGCGATGTCCGTGGGCAGATTGAACGTGTCGTGGCCGGCGCCCGGGACCCCGGGCGTGCCGAGGTGCATCAGCACCTCGCCGGTCTCGCGCAGCTTGTAGACCGCGTGGCCGGGCGCGTCCACGACCCACACGTGGCCTTCCGGATCGACGCGGATGGCGTGCGCGCCGCAGGCTTGACAGCCCGCCGGGCCGTAGACGGCGGTGTAGCCGGACGCGCCGGGCGCCCGGTCCTCGGGAGCCACCCCCATGACCTTGCCGTTGCTGAACAGCCCCTCGCCCCAACCTCGCACGAAGGTGCCGTCCGGCTCGAACACCAGGATCGGCTGGGCCCCACGGTGCAGTACGAGAATGTTGCCGTCGGCGCCGGTGGCCACGGCGACCACCTGGCCGAAGTTCCAGGCCGAAGGCGTGCCGGCGGCGGTCGTGGCCAGCTTCGGCCACACGGAGACCTCGGTGTAGTTCGCGGCCGACTGCCAGGCCGGCACGGCCGCCACGGCGGCGAAACCGACGACGGCGAAGACGACGGCGAACCGGCGAACATTGTGCTTTCTCACGGTTGCCCTCCGCGGCAATGGGCCCGGCCTGCGGCCGGGCCGGAACCACTCTCCGAGCGTGCGCTCCCCCGGGGGGGTGCTCAATCCTCCTCGGGCAGGGCGAACACGAAGATGCCGTTGCCCTGGCGCGGGTTGCGCTTCTCCGGAATCAGGTCGGCCGGGATGATGCTGGTCCAGCTCGAGCCGCCCAGCGGGCCGCCCGCGCCGAAGGCGATGTACTGCCTGCCGTCGACCGCGTAGGTGATCGGATAGCCGTTGGCCATCGTCGTCAGCCGGCTCTGCCAGAGCTGCTCGCCGCTCGCCGCGTCGTAGGCGAAGACGTGCCGCTCCCAGTCGCCGACGAAGACCAGACCCCCGCCCGTCGTCAGCGCCGCCGTGTTGTACGGGACGCGGAGCCGGTGCTTCCACAGCGCCTCGCCGGTCCGGATGTCGAGCGCCTGGAACTCGCCGAGCTGACCCGGCGCGTCCGGATGGAAGTGGTTCAGCCGGCCCCGCACGCCGCCCGTGCCGCCGCCGCCCGGCCGCTGCTCCACCGGCCCGAACGCGGCCGTCTCGCACTGCAGGTTCAGCGGCACGTACAGCGCGCCGGTGTCGGGGTGGTAGGCCATCGCCCGCAGTGCCTTGAAGCCGCCGGTGCTCGGGCAGAAGAAGAGCATCTCGCCCACGCCCGAGACCATGCCCTCGCGATAGGTGAACTCGCCGGTCTCCGGATCGATGTCGGCCAGGTTCTGGTAGCCGAGATCGACGGCCTTGGTGAACGCCCCGGTCGTGCGGTCGAGCTCCCACAGGATGCCCAGCTTGCCCATGCTGAACACCGACTGCCGGCCGTCGTAGTCGATCAGGATCCGCTCGAACGTCTCGTCCATGTCGTGGCTGTCGCCGGGGATGTGCTGGAAGAACCAGCGCATCTCGCCGGTTTCCGGATCGAGGGCCAGTGTGGAGTTGCTGTACAGGGCGTCGCCGTCGGTGCCGCGGGCGTCCCGCGACCACGGCTTGGCCTGCGCCGTGCCGTAGTAGACGAGGCGGGTGACCGGATCGTAGGCGCCGGGGATCCAGGCGTCGCTGCCGGCGCGGAACAGCAGCGGGAGGTCGCCCCAGGTGTCGCCGCCGCGCTCTCCCGGCCGGGCGATGGTCGACGTTCGCCACATCAGGCGCCCGGTGCGGCCGTCGACGCCGACGATGTAGCAGGTGTCCTCGCGGAACCGCTCGCAGCCGCGCAACCCAGCCACGACCGTGCCGTCGGCGATGACCGGCCCGCTCGAGAACCCGTAGCCGTCGTGGTCCGGCGCCACGTCGGTGTCCCAGCGCTCCTCGCCCGTCCGCGCGTCGAGGCCGACGACATGCGCGTCCCGGGTATTGAGGATGATCAGGTCCTCGTAGATCGCGAGGCTGCGCATCTGCGCGGCGGGCCGCAGCCGCTCGTCCATCTCGCGCCGGTACTCCCAGATGAAGTCGCCGGTTCCCGCGTCGAGGGCCTGCACCACGTTGCCCGGGTTCGCGATGTACATCACGCCGTCGTGCACGATCGGGGTCGTCTGCGACACGCCCGGCTCGAGGCCCCAGGACCAGACGAGCCGGAGATCGCCGACGTTGTCCTGGTCCACCTGGTCGAGGGGGCTGTAGCCCCAGCCGTCCAGGGTGCGCCGCCAGTTGAGCCAGTCGGCGGGATCGGGATCCTGCAGCACGGCATCGGAGACCGGCGTGAAGTCCCGGTCCTGCGCCCCTGCCGGGAACGCGGAAGCGGCCAGCAGGACGGCCGCGACGAGGCAGACGAGATATGCGCGAGAGGCCGGAGACGGCATGAGGCCCTCCTTGAGCTTCGAAGGATGATTTCGCGGGCCTGATTATAGTCGGCGCCCCCGCCGCGGCGGCGCCGGCGAACCTTTTCCGTCCAGGTGCGTTCCTTCTCACGATGACCACGCAGGAGGCCGGCCCGGACCCGCACGCGGCCCTCGTCGAGCGCTGCCGCCGGGGCGACGACCTCGCGTGGGAACAGCTCGTGAGGGACTGCCAGGGACGCGTCTACGGCCTCGCCTGGCACTATCTGCGCAGCGTCGAGGACGCACGGGACGTGACGCAGGAGGCCTTCGTGCGCGTCTACCGGCAGCTCGACGCCTTCGAGGGAGGCCGCTTCCTGGCGTGGCTGCTGCGCATCACGCGCAACCTGTGCATCGATCAGCTCCGGCGCCGGAAGGCGCGCCCGCCGGCGGAGGATCTGCGGGCCGACGAGCACGAGAGCGCGCTGCCGCCGGACGCCGCGCCGAATCCGGAGCAGGCCTGGCTGACCGACGACCGGAAACGAACGGTACACACGGCCCTCGCGCGGCTGAGCGCCGCAAGCCGCGAGATGATCCTGCTCAAGGAGATCCAGGGCCTGCGGCTCGACGAGATCGCGCACCTGCTCGGCCTGCCTCTCGGAACCGTGAAGTCGCGCTCGACCCGCGCGCGGATCGAGCTGGCGAGACAGGTCGTGGCCGTCGACCCCTCGTACGCGCGGACTTCCCGTCCACGGGGATGATGCGATGGACTGCCGCCTCTTCTGCGACCGAATCGAGGCCCTGGTCGACGGCGCGATGCCGGAGGACGAGCGACTGCGCGCCGCGGCGCACGCCGCCGGCTGCCCCGACTGCCGCGCGCTCCTGGCGTCGATGCAGGAAGCGTTCGCGCCGGCGATCGCAGCGCCCGGCGACCTGACCGAGGCGATCCTCGCGCAGACGAGCGGCCCTGCATGCGGGCGGGCACGAGCCCTGCTCGGAGACCTGCTCGACGGCGCGCTCGACGCCGCGGACCAGGACCTGTGCAATGCGCACCTGCGGCACTGCCCCGCCTGCACCGCCATCCTGACCGCCCTTGTACGGTTGGCCGAGGACCTTCCGTCGTTTGCGGCGCTGCCGCCGGATCCCCCGCTCGTGGACGACATCCTCGTTCTCACCCGGCCAGGACGACCGTGGTGGACCGTCTTCCGGGAACGGATGCGGGAAACAGGGTTCCGGCTGCTGGCGCGCCCCCGCGTCGCCTGGGAGGCCGGCTGCGTCGCCGCACTGCTGGTGTGGCTGATCTGCGGTGCCTCCTGGTCGCCGCTACGCGGCACGGCGGTGGCGGCGCAGGCCCTCGTGGAGCGCAGTGCGGCCGGCGCCCAGGCGGCGGGCGCCCGGTCGGTCGCCGCGCTCGACCGTACCGTCGCGGCGCTGCGCGAGGAAACCGTGCGCGTCGCGGCGGACGGCGCGAGCGAAGTGTCCGGTCGGCTCTCGGGCCTGTCCTCGTGGCGCCGCCGGGCGGCGAGCGCGGCGCCGGAGCTCGACCGGCACTGGCGGCAGTTCCTGCAGGCGGTGCGGGACCGCGACCTGTTCGGCGGGGTCGACGCGCTGCACTCGATCGGCCGTGACGCCGGCGCCATGCTGGCGGAGCTGCTGTTCCCGCCGTTCTCTTCGTCCACGACCACCGAGGCCGCGCCAATCCCGGCCGGAAGGAGCAGACCATGAACGGATCCCCGGAGCCTCCGCACACCCCGCCGACCACGGCGCCGGATCGGCCAGCCTCGTCGCCACTTCCCGCGGCGCCGGAGCCCGCCGCGCGGACGACCCCGGCGCCCTCCCGGCCGGCCGGGGAGCGGACGCGCTACGCGCCCCCCCCCGGTGCGACGCCGGGCCTGCAACCCAAGTCGCCCATCATCGCCGGGCTGTTGTCGCTGATGCCCGGCGCCGGCCAAATCTACGTCGGCTACTACAAGGTCGGGTTCATCCACAACGTCGTGTTCGGGACGACGATCGCGTTTCTGGCCGCCGGCGGCGGTCCGTTCCCTGCGCTGCTCCCGGCCATGGCGATCTTCCTGTCCTTCTTCGTCATCTACAACATCGTCGACGCCAGCCGGCGCGCCACCCTCTACAACCTGGCCCTCGACGGCGGTGAAGGCATCGATCTTCCGAACATGGACATGGACATCTCGCTCCCGAGCCTGGGGAGCTCGATAGGCGGCGCCGTGAGCTTGATCGTGCTGGGCGTCGTCCTGCTCTCGAACACGCTGCTGGGCATCCCGCTCGACTGGCTCGCCGCGTGGTGGCCCGTCATCCCGCTCGGCCTCGGCATCCACCTGCTCGTCAAGGCGCTGAGGGAGCGGCAGGCGGGGAATTGAGCGCCGGGGCGCGAACCCGCGAGCAGCAGTGGTGTCTCAGTCCTGGACAACCGGGACGCTGATGCTACCCGACCGGCCGCGTTAGGAGATCCGAATACAGCGCGTAGAACCGCTCCACGTCGAGGTCCAGCATCACTTCGACGTGCCGGCCGTCATCAACGCCACGGGGACCGACGACGGTTGCGCCGGAGTTCGGACCGAACGTCGTGTCGACCGTGATCGACAGCCCCTCGGACGCGGTGACGATGGAGGGCTCGATGAGCCAGGCGGCGGTGATGCAGTCCCAGACGTACGCCGTGGCAGCGGGGTCGCCGTCGAACCGCGGCCCCATGTCGTACCGCATGAGGCGGGTCAACGGTGTATCGACCGCGACGATGCGGTCGAAGCGGGTCTTGTGCAGCGGCGCGTGGTTGGTGATGTCGAGGCCGAACATCACGATGCGCGGAATCGGCGCGGCCAGCACCGCGGCCGCCGCCTCCGGATCGAACCAGAAGTTGAACTCCGCGGCCGGCGTGACGTTGCCGGGCACGCGGGCGTTGCCGCCCATGAAGACCAGGCTGCGGATGCGCGGGGCCAAGTCCGGCCGGCGCCGCAGGGCCAGCGCCACGTTGGTCATGGGACCGAGCGCCACCAGCGTGACCTCGTCCGGGTGACGCTCTATCGCCTCGATCAGGAACGCCACCGCGTCGCTCGATCGCGGCCGGGTCGACGCGAGTCGCCCGCCGTGCGGCGGACGCACCCCGGGCTCGGCCGCGAAGGCGCCCTTGAACCCGATGGGTCCCCACTCGGCCTCCCAGCGGGCCGCCCGCGCCGCGGTGTTGACCAGCGGCGCATGCGCGCCCAGGTGCAAGGGCACGTCCGCGGCCCCGGTCAGCTCCAGCAGGTGGAGCATGTGCTCGGCGCCCTGCGGCACCGTGTGGTTGCCCGCCACGACGGTGATCCCGAGCAGCTCGAAGAGGTCGCGCCGCCGCACGAGCATCGCCAGCGCGGCGGCGTCGTCGTTGAAGACGGCCGAGTCGGTGTCTACGAGAAGTCGGCGCTGCATGTGCCGATCATGGTACAGTCCTTCCCCCGGCGGCTGCGGCGGCCGTCGGATTTGCCGCGGGAGGTGTCACGTGAGCGAGATGGTGACCTTGGCGTTGGCGAACCTGTTCTTCGGGCTGTTCGGCATCGCGGCGGTCGGGATGGCCGGCGCGGCGCTGGTGGGACTGCTCAACGCACTGAGCCCCGGTGCGAGCGACTTCGGGGCCAAGGCGCTGGTCGCCGGGGTGGCGGTGCTGTTCGTGCTCGGCCTGATCACGCTGGCGTCGAACCTGTCGTAGCTTTCGGCGAGCCGCCCACCACCCCGCGGGCGGTGGGCGCCGACGAGCGCACGCGCGGGACGAGCGCACGCCTCACGGGTAGGTGATGAACTCGAGCAGATTGCCGTCGGGATCCCGAATGTAGCGGCTCGTCCCCGTGTCGACCCCGCCGTTGCGCCCGCCCTGCCGGGGCCCCATCTCGATGACCACCGCGCCGATCCGCTCGAACGTCCGCTCGAGGTCGGCCGCGCTTCCGCCCCAGACGATGCAGAAGTCGCCGCACGGCGGCACGGCCCGCGGCGCCCGCAGCGTGAACTCGACGCTCTCCCAGATCTCCGGCCGGTGGAGGTTGATCTTGGCGTCGCCGAAGTGAACCGAGCAGATGCGGTCTCCCTCCATCACGTCGAAGCCGAGGTCGCGGTAGAACTGGAGCATGGCCCCGGTGTTGCGCATGGGGAACGAGACGTGGTCGAACCGGACGAACCCGTCGGACGCCTGGGCGCGACCGACGGCGGCCCCCACGCCGGTTGCCGCCAGCGTGGCGCCCGCACCGACAGCCCGCTTCAGGAAACGGCGACGATCGGAAGCCCGCCCGCGTGTCGCGTGTGATTTCGTGGCGCTCACTGCATCCTCCTGCGCTGATCCACTCTCCAGCCCCTCACTATAGTCCACGGTCCTGCCGCAGCGCCGTGCGCACGAGACGTGGCGGCCCGCGCGGGCCGCACGGCGGGACTCGCGCCGGGACGCGATCGACCGTATCATCGTCTGGCCCCGGCAATCCGTTTCGCAACATTCACGGAGGCCGAGTCGTCTTCTCGTTCTGGAGGGAACGTCCATGAATCGCAGCATGCTCGTCGGCGTCACGTTCGTAGGCGCGGCCGTGTTCATCGCGGGCCTCGCCCCCCGCGCCCAGCAGCCCGTCGACTGGGACGCGGTGGAGATTTCCACGCACCACGTGGCCGGCACCGTCCACTACCTGGCGGGACGCGGCGGCAACATCGGCCTGTCGATCGGCGACGACGGCGTCGTGATGATCGACGATCAGTTCGCGCCGCTGACCGAGCGCATCGTCGAGGCGATCAACGGGATCTCCGACGGCAACATCCGCTACCTGATCAACACCCACGTGCACGGCGACCACGTCGGCGGCAACGAGAACATGGGGCGGTTGGGCGTCGAGATCGTGGCCCAGGACCGCGTGCGCCTGCGTCTGGCCGAACGCCTGCCGGCGATTGCCCTGCCCGTGCTGACCTACAGCGACGCGATCCGGATTCATCTGAACGGCGAGGAGGTCGAGCTGCTGCCGGTGCCGCCGGCCCACACGGACGGCGACAGCTTCATCCACTTCAAGGGCTCGGACGTGCTGCACCTCGGCGACGTGTTCCGGACGGTCGCCTTCCCGGTGATCGACCGCGGCAACGGCGGGACGCTCGACGGGACCATCGAGGCGCTCGGCATCGCGGCCGGCATCGCCGGTCCGGACACGAAGATCGTGCCGGGGCACGGTGTGGTGTCGGGCCGCGAGGACGTCATCGAGTTCCGCGACATGATCATCGACGTCGCGGCACAGGTGACGGCGCTGGTCGAAGGCGGCGCAAGCTACGACGAGGTGCTGGCCGCGGGCCCGACATCCGACTACGAGGCCAAGTGGGGCGACCCGCAGCGCTTCCTCACCGCGGTCTACGGCGAACTGGCCGGAGACTGACAGAGTAGAGTCGACTCAATCCAGGCGGCGCATCTCGAGCGCTGCCCCGGCCTGACGCCAGACCAGGGCCTCGACCGTGCCGCCCTCGACGCGGAACGTGATGCGCGCGTCGCGATCGCGGTAGAAGAAGTCCGTCTCCGACTCCGCGAAGATCGCCGCCGGATCCTGGTCGGTCATCCGCGCGAGCAACTGCTGGCCCTCGCGCGTGATGGCGATGGCGAACCCCGGTTGCTCCTCGTAGCGCCCGACGTAGCGGGCCAGCGTCGCCTCGGGCAACGTCAGCGCGGGACGGGTGGCGGGGTCGGCGTCGACCTCTGCCGAGATCCGGTCGGCGCGCCGCCCGTACCCTTGCTGCTCGAAGACGAGGTGATCGACCCGGCGGGTGTCGGCACGTATGCGGAACGTGATGCGCAGCCCCGACTCCACCTCGACGAACTCCGTCTCCGAGGTAGGCACGAGCAGCCGCGTGCCGCGGTTCGGGGCACGCACGTACAGCCGGTCGTTGTCCACGAGGATGCTCAGGACATAGTTCGCCGACAGTCGGTACTGCCCGACGTACTGCTCCAGCAGCACCGGGTCGACGCGTACCGGCCGCTGCGCGGACGAGAAGGCCGGCGCGAACGCCGCCAGCAACATCAGGCCTGCCAGACGGCGCCGCGCGGAATCGAAGAGCATCGGTACTTGTCCAGACCCGGTCAGGTGAGCGTCGTCCGCGTCGGCATCGTTTCCAGGACGGGGGCTCCTAGTAGCGGAACAGATACGAGAGCTTGCCGAACACGGCGCGGTTCGTCCGCTGCAGCGCCGCGG
This genomic window contains:
- a CDS encoding PSK operon transcription factor; the protein is MALNIRNAETERLVAELALLSGRTKTEAVAEAIRDRLERLRRERSGRSLADELDEIGRRCAKLPVRDGRPANEIIGYDEYGVPR
- a CDS encoding type II toxin-antitoxin system VapC family toxin, which produces MVIDTSAFLAILQDEPDRRSFTEAIGAAAVRRTSAATFVEASMVLQSRYGAEGVQRLDMLLETARIEVMTVDPAQARMARRAFVDFGKGRHPAGLNYGDCFTYALARQLGEPLLCKSDDFAQTDLDLVLPPAPTP
- a CDS encoding PQQ-binding-like beta-propeller repeat protein — translated: MPSPASRAYLVCLVAAVLLAASAFPAGAQDRDFTPVSDAVLQDPDPADWLNWRRTLDGWGYSPLDQVDQDNVGDLRLVWSWGLEPGVSQTTPIVHDGVMYIANPGNVVQALDAGTGDFIWEYRREMDERLRPAAQMRSLAIYEDLIILNTRDAHVVGLDARTGEERWDTDVAPDHDGYGFSSGPVIADGTVVAGLRGCERFREDTCYIVGVDGRTGRLMWRTSTIARPGERGGDTWGDLPLLFRAGSDAWIPGAYDPVTRLVYYGTAQAKPWSRDARGTDGDALYSNSTLALDPETGEMRWFFQHIPGDSHDMDETFERILIDYDGRQSVFSMGKLGILWELDRTTGAFTKAVDLGYQNLADIDPETGEFTYREGMVSGVGEMLFFCPSTGGFKALRAMAYHPDTGALYVPLNLQCETAAFGPVEQRPGGGGTGGVRGRLNHFHPDAPGQLGEFQALDIRTGEALWKHRLRVPYNTAALTTGGGLVFVGDWERHVFAYDAASGEQLWQSRLTTMANGYPITYAVDGRQYIAFGAGGPLGGSSWTSIIPADLIPEKRNPRQGNGIFVFALPEED
- a CDS encoding sigma-70 family RNA polymerase sigma factor, which gives rise to MTTQEAGPDPHAALVERCRRGDDLAWEQLVRDCQGRVYGLAWHYLRSVEDARDVTQEAFVRVYRQLDAFEGGRFLAWLLRITRNLCIDQLRRRKARPPAEDLRADEHESALPPDAAPNPEQAWLTDDRKRTVHTALARLSAASREMILLKEIQGLRLDEIAHLLGLPLGTVKSRSTRARIELARQVVAVDPSYARTSRPRG
- a CDS encoding zf-HC2 domain-containing protein → MDCRLFCDRIEALVDGAMPEDERLRAAAHAAGCPDCRALLASMQEAFAPAIAAPGDLTEAILAQTSGPACGRARALLGDLLDGALDAADQDLCNAHLRHCPACTAILTALVRLAEDLPSFAALPPDPPLVDDILVLTRPGRPWWTVFRERMRETGFRLLARPRVAWEAGCVAALLVWLICGASWSPLRGTAVAAQALVERSAAGAQAAGARSVAALDRTVAALREETVRVAADGASEVSGRLSGLSSWRRRAASAAPELDRHWRQFLQAVRDRDLFGGVDALHSIGRDAGAMLAELLFPPFSSSTTTEAAPIPAGRSRP
- a CDS encoding nucleoside hydrolase; translation: MQRRLLVDTDSAVFNDDAAALAMLVRRRDLFELLGITVVAGNHTVPQGAEHMLHLLELTGAADVPLHLGAHAPLVNTAARAARWEAEWGPIGFKGAFAAEPGVRPPHGGRLASTRPRSSDAVAFLIEAIERHPDEVTLVALGPMTNVALALRRRPDLAPRIRSLVFMGGNARVPGNVTPAAEFNFWFDPEAAAAVLAAPIPRIVMFGLDITNHAPLHKTRFDRIVAVDTPLTRLMRYDMGPRFDGDPAATAYVWDCITAAWLIEPSIVTASEGLSITVDTTFGPNSGATVVGPRGVDDGRHVEVMLDLDVERFYALYSDLLTRPVG
- a CDS encoding MBL fold metallo-hydrolase, with the translated sequence MNRSMLVGVTFVGAAVFIAGLAPRAQQPVDWDAVEISTHHVAGTVHYLAGRGGNIGLSIGDDGVVMIDDQFAPLTERIVEAINGISDGNIRYLINTHVHGDHVGGNENMGRLGVEIVAQDRVRLRLAERLPAIALPVLTYSDAIRIHLNGEEVELLPVPPAHTDGDSFIHFKGSDVLHLGDVFRTVAFPVIDRGNGGTLDGTIEALGIAAGIAGPDTKIVPGHGVVSGREDVIEFRDMIIDVAAQVTALVEGGASYDEVLAAGPTSDYEAKWGDPQRFLTAVYGELAGD
- a CDS encoding DUF3471 domain-containing protein, encoding MLFDSARRRLAGLMLLAAFAPAFSSAQRPVRVDPVLLEQYVGQYRLSANYVLSILVDNDRLYVRAPNRGTRLLVPTSETEFVEVESGLRITFRIRADTRRVDHLVFEQQGYGRRADRISAEVDADPATRPALTLPEATLARYVGRYEEQPGFAIAITREGQQLLARMTDQDPAAIFAESETDFFYRDRDARITFRVEGGTVEALVWRQAGAALEMRRLD